In Gemmatimonadaceae bacterium, one DNA window encodes the following:
- a CDS encoding sigma-70 family RNA polymerase sigma factor has product MPPTPAGAPPTHDVTRLLLELQHGQDGASDQLVRLVYSELHDLAVHYMRNERADHTLQPTALVHEAYMRLVDQRNATWQNRSHFFGIAAQAMRRILVDHARRKRATKREGGERVTLDESVAEAPQRSVDLIALDDALLKLAALDPRQAKVVELRYFGGLDIEQVAESLGISPATVKRDWTFARAFLQREMDGP; this is encoded by the coding sequence ATGCCACCCACCCCGGCTGGCGCTCCGCCCACGCACGACGTGACGCGCCTGCTGCTGGAACTGCAGCACGGGCAGGACGGCGCGTCGGATCAGCTCGTGCGGCTCGTCTACTCCGAGCTGCACGACCTCGCGGTGCACTACATGCGCAACGAGCGCGCCGACCACACGTTGCAGCCGACGGCTTTGGTCCATGAGGCCTACATGCGCCTCGTGGACCAGCGCAACGCGACCTGGCAGAACCGCTCGCACTTCTTCGGGATTGCCGCGCAAGCCATGCGGCGCATCCTCGTGGACCATGCGCGCCGCAAGCGCGCCACCAAGCGCGAGGGGGGGGAGCGCGTGACGCTCGACGAGTCGGTGGCCGAGGCCCCGCAACGCTCGGTGGACCTCATCGCCCTCGATGATGCCCTGCTCAAGCTCGCCGCGCTCGACCCGCGACAGGCCAAGGTCGTCGAGCTGCGCTACTTCGGTGGGTTGGACATCGAGCAGGTGGCGGAATCGCTGGGGATCTCGCCGGCCACCGTGAAGCGCGACTGGACCTTCGCGCGCGCCTTCCTGCAGCGGGAGATGGACGGGCCGTGA